A stretch of the Teretinema zuelzerae genome encodes the following:
- a CDS encoding ABC transporter substrate-binding protein has protein sequence MFANPPIIPGIAETTFEAAPSVDALIPKLIKGEVDIGILPPNVAAKINSLHPESFLVCAVVGNGMLSVVTTDQSLTSPAGLKEKKVVVAGQGSTPEYVFRTLLDYHNIEKNVTLDFSLPTPEIAAALISGKIDYAVLPEPFATVAVMNGKKAGVQVRRGWSLVDGWREAGYGSDFPMTLCVVRKDIFESHPDAVRVFLAEYRKSIEWVLRNPQEAGPLVEAAGLGLKAQIAEQAIPVCNFVFIPAQEGQEQIEGLLSVFLKFSPDSIGGKLPEDAFYLK, from the coding sequence ATGTTTGCAAATCCACCGATTATACCGGGAATAGCCGAAACAACATTCGAAGCGGCGCCTTCTGTGGATGCTTTAATCCCGAAATTGATAAAGGGCGAAGTCGATATCGGCATATTGCCTCCGAATGTCGCTGCGAAGATCAACTCGCTGCATCCCGAATCATTCCTTGTGTGCGCTGTCGTCGGCAACGGAATGTTATCTGTAGTCACAACGGATCAGTCACTTACGAGCCCCGCCGGCTTGAAAGAAAAGAAAGTAGTCGTCGCAGGACAGGGATCTACTCCTGAATATGTCTTCAGAACATTGCTTGATTATCACAATATTGAAAAAAACGTTACCCTTGATTTTTCATTGCCGACTCCGGAAATAGCCGCGGCTTTAATTTCAGGTAAAATCGACTACGCAGTATTGCCGGAACCGTTTGCGACAGTAGCAGTCATGAACGGCAAAAAGGCGGGAGTACAGGTGAGGCGAGGGTGGTCTCTTGTAGACGGATGGCGTGAAGCAGGATACGGCAGCGATTTTCCGATGACGCTCTGCGTCGTACGGAAGGACATTTTCGAATCGCATCCGGACGCTGTGAGAGTATTTCTTGCAGAGTATAGAAAATCAATCGAATGGGTGCTTAGAAATCCTCAAGAAGCAGGGCCTTTGGTTGAAGCAGCCGGTCTCGGCTTAAAAGCTCAGATAGCGGAGCAGGCGATTCCTGTGTGCAATTTTGTATTTATACCGGCTCAAGAGGGTCAAGAACAGATCGAAGGGCTTTTATCGGTCTTCCTCAAGTTTTCTCCGGATTCAATCGGCGGCAAGCTTCCGGAAGACGCTTTTTATCTGAAATGA
- a CDS encoding ABC transporter permease — protein MMSKKRLLKLSSVGLLVLAWQASSLLIQSELILPSPLTVIRDASRLIGEPLFYGSLANTFLRSIFSFLLSALLSALLGLAAGLFDDFASFISPWMTVIKSTPVVSFILIALFWFGTDLVPIFVSILMTLPIMTEAISAGIRQTDAKLLEMARIYHFKKRDILTHIQIPSAMPFFLSGAGSALGLTWKVVVAGEILALPRSGLGSALQTAKIHLETPRVFSITIMTIMLSLLTELAFSFLARSTRTYLEKEAKK, from the coding sequence ATGATGTCAAAAAAACGCCTGCTGAAACTTTCTTCAGTTGGATTGCTGGTTTTAGCATGGCAAGCGTCGTCGTTGCTAATTCAATCAGAACTCATACTGCCTTCTCCGTTGACGGTTATCCGGGATGCAAGCCGGCTCATCGGAGAGCCTTTGTTTTATGGTTCATTGGCGAACACCTTTCTCCGAAGCATTTTCTCCTTTTTGCTTTCCGCATTACTTTCTGCACTTCTCGGACTTGCAGCAGGCTTATTCGACGATTTCGCGAGTTTTATTTCTCCATGGATGACAGTCATTAAATCAACGCCCGTCGTATCGTTCATACTGATTGCGCTATTTTGGTTCGGAACGGACTTAGTTCCCATTTTCGTATCTATTTTAATGACCCTTCCGATCATGACCGAAGCTATTTCAGCCGGAATAAGGCAAACCGACGCCAAGCTGCTCGAGATGGCTAGAATTTATCATTTCAAGAAAAGAGACATACTGACGCATATACAAATACCATCGGCTATGCCTTTTTTTTTATCCGGTGCTGGGAGCGCTCTGGGGCTGACATGGAAGGTTGTCGTCGCGGGGGAAATACTTGCGCTTCCCAGATCCGGTTTGGGATCGGCTCTTCAGACTGCGAAAATACATCTTGAAACCCCTCGCGTGTTCAGCATAACTATTATGACCATCATGTTAAGCTTGTTAACCGAGCTTGCGTTTTCATTTTTGGCGCGATCAACCAGAACTTATTTGGAAAAAGAAGCAAAGAAGTAG